In a genomic window of Sporosarcina trichiuri:
- a CDS encoding ankyrin repeat domain-containing protein, with the protein MSAELIEAAKAEDTEKVKELIGRSVPLDEQDSDGRTALMIATYNHDAPTVKALLDAGADVDIQDNLQNNCFLYAGAEGFIDIVRLAYEAGADTSITNRYGGVAVIPASERGHVEMVDVLLTETDVDVNHVNRLGWTALLEAVVLGDGGIPQQEIVKLLLKHGADQSITDNDGKTPLQHAKDKGFLEIADILEAAG; encoded by the coding sequence ATGTCAGCTGAACTTATTGAAGCAGCGAAAGCGGAAGATACAGAAAAAGTTAAGGAATTGATCGGCCGCAGCGTCCCTTTGGATGAGCAGGACAGCGACGGCAGGACCGCGCTGATGATTGCGACATATAATCACGATGCACCGACAGTGAAAGCGCTGCTTGACGCGGGCGCAGACGTCGACATACAGGATAACCTGCAGAACAACTGCTTCCTGTATGCCGGCGCGGAAGGGTTCATCGATATCGTGCGGCTTGCTTATGAGGCTGGCGCAGATACGTCGATCACCAACCGGTACGGCGGAGTGGCTGTGATTCCGGCATCCGAGCGCGGACACGTCGAGATGGTGGATGTGCTGCTGACCGAAACAGACGTCGACGTGAACCATGTGAACCGGCTCGGATGGACGGCGCTTTTGGAAGCCGTGGTTCTCGGGGATGGCGGAATCCCGCAGCAGGAAATCGTCAAGCTTCTCCTGAAGCACGGCGCCGATCAGTCCATAACGGATAACGATGGCAAGACGCCGCTTCAGCATGCGAAAGACAAAGGATTCCTGGAGATTGCGGACATCCTCGAAGCGGCCGGATAA